Within the Corynebacterium sp. sy039 genome, the region TCGGAAATTTACTCTGTGAACAAAACGGTGAATTGAAAATGACGCAATTACACAACCATATGGACGCTTGAACACAAAAATTGGTATAGGAATCTAGAACGTGACGGAAAATACTACTTCCCTCAACGAGACATGGAAGAAAGTTGTTGATGAGCTGATCTCATTGAGTGAGAAAAATGAAGCGAATCTGCATCCACTTAGTGCACAAAAACGCGCATATCTACATTTGGCGAAGCCTGTGGCACTCGTTCAAGGTGTTGCTGTGCTAGCTGTTCCCCATACCAAGGCGAAGGACTTTATCGAAGGCGAACTCGGTAGTGTCATCTCGCAAGTGCTCAGCGCACATATGGGTCGCTCTTTTGCTCTTGCAGTTACCATTGATCCACAGGTTGTCGTCGAGCAGCAAAATGAGCATGAAGAAATTACTCAGGTAGAATCAGCGCCACAACCTGCTCAAATAGGTTGGGAAACTACTCATAGTGCTGATGATGAGACAGGGTTCAAGCGTCAAACCCAGGTGGCACAACCTGATCCTATTAGTTTCGCACAGGCAAATACCACGGCAGCAACATTAGCAACACTATCGACCTCACCTAGTTCAACTCTCACCGAGACAACAGGGAATAAGGCACAAAAACTCGAATCGCTTAATCCTGCTCATACCTTTGACAACTATGTGATTAGTGACTCCAATAAATTGCCGGCTTCGGCTGCGATTGCTGTAGCAGAAAAGCCTGCTCGTGCCTACAATCCGCTATTCATTTGGGGCGATTCTGGTCTAGGCAAGACGCACCTGATGCACGCCATTGGTAATTATGCTCACCAATTAAATCCAGAACTAAAAATTAAATATGTTTCTAGTGAAGAATTCACTAATGACTACATCAATTCAGTTCGCGACGACCGTCAAACCTCTTTTAAGCGTCGCTACCGTGAAGTTGATATTTTGATGGTTGACGATATTCAGTTCCTACAAGGTAAAGAAGGAACTCAGGAAGAATTTTTCCATACATTTAACGCGCTAGAACAAAGCGGTAAGCAAATTGTGCTCAGCTCAGATCGTCCGCCAAAACAGCTAACCACCTTGGAAGATCGACTCCGCACTCGGTTCCAGGCAGGACTTATCGCAGACATTTATCCACCTGATTTAGAAACTCGTATCGCAATTCTGTCGAAGAAATCTCGAGCTGAAGGCATTGAAGCTGATAGGGAAGTGCTAGAACTTATTGCTAGTAGATTTGATTCTTCTATCCGAGAACTAGAAGGTGCTTTTATTCGAGTATCTGCCTATGCCTCAGTGAACAAAATTGAGCTCACAAGAGAAACAGCAGAAGTTGCTCTACAAAATATAACCCCTGACCAGTCAAATGTGGATATCACACCAGATACAATCATTGAGGTAACTGCGGATTATTTCAAGGTAAAAGCAGCTGATATTCGCGGCAAAGTCAAAAGGACAAACATCGCCCATGCACGGCAAATAGCCATGTACCTATGCCGTGAACTCACTGAACTATCTTTGCCGAAAATTGGGGAAAATTTTGGTGGCAAAGACCATACAACAGTGATGTATGCCGACAGAAAAATACGCAAGGAAATCGCACAAAACAAAGAGATCTATAACGAGATTCAGCAGATTACCATGCAGATTAAAGGCTAGTGCGGCTAGTGCAGAGTATTTCTCTGCATTCCTAACTAGAACCTGTGGATAAAAAACATCTTTTTATCTGCAGGTTTTTCTTTTTTATCAGTTATCCACAAAAGTTATTCACAGCTGTGTAATTACAGCAATGTAACTATATGAAACTCATCACATTACAGCGCAATAGCAGGGTGAAAAATCAAGGAAAACTGTTGTGGAAAAGTAGAGAAAAAATGTGTACAAAAACTGAAAATCTGGGGAAAAATTGTGAATAACAAAAGCACTCTAAAAGTTATCCACAAGCAAACTGTGTTATTCACAAAAAATACACATAATTTTTCACACGCAAAAACTTTTAT harbors:
- the dnaA gene encoding chromosomal replication initiator protein DnaA; amino-acid sequence: MTENTTSLNETWKKVVDELISLSEKNEANLHPLSAQKRAYLHLAKPVALVQGVAVLAVPHTKAKDFIEGELGSVISQVLSAHMGRSFALAVTIDPQVVVEQQNEHEEITQVESAPQPAQIGWETTHSADDETGFKRQTQVAQPDPISFAQANTTAATLATLSTSPSSTLTETTGNKAQKLESLNPAHTFDNYVISDSNKLPASAAIAVAEKPARAYNPLFIWGDSGLGKTHLMHAIGNYAHQLNPELKIKYVSSEEFTNDYINSVRDDRQTSFKRRYREVDILMVDDIQFLQGKEGTQEEFFHTFNALEQSGKQIVLSSDRPPKQLTTLEDRLRTRFQAGLIADIYPPDLETRIAILSKKSRAEGIEADREVLELIASRFDSSIRELEGAFIRVSAYASVNKIELTRETAEVALQNITPDQSNVDITPDTIIEVTADYFKVKAADIRGKVKRTNIAHARQIAMYLCRELTELSLPKIGENFGGKDHTTVMYADRKIRKEIAQNKEIYNEIQQITMQIKG